In Peromyscus maniculatus bairdii isolate BWxNUB_F1_BW_parent chromosome 21, HU_Pman_BW_mat_3.1, whole genome shotgun sequence, one DNA window encodes the following:
- the Nodal gene encoding nodal homolog produces MSAHCLPILLLHAWWALLQPRAATVAAFPLWTRGQPSSPSSLAYMLSLYRDPLPRADIIRSLQAQDVEVSGQNWTFAFDFSFLSQEEDLAWAELRLPLPGPVDLPTEGPLTIEIFHQAKLDPGQDPSDCLERVRMERFTIARSQVTFSTDSTVLEVTRPLSRWLKDPRALEKQISGLKGKCWNQPHIPPLTVASTNVLMLYSNRPQEQRQLGGATLLWEAESSWRAQEGQLSEDRGRWARRHRRHHLPDRSQLCRRVKFQVDFNLIGWGSWIIYPKQYNAYRCEGECPNPVGEEFHPTNHAYIQSLLKRYQPHRVPSTCCAPVKTKPLSMLYVDNGRVLLEHHKDMIVEECGCL; encoded by the exons ATGAGTGCCCACTGCCTCCCTATCCTTCTTCTCCATGCCTGGTGGGCTCTACTCCAGCCGCGCGCCGCGACGGTGGCCGCCTTTCCTCTGTGGACACGGGGTCAGCCCTCGTCACCATCCTCTCTCGCGTACATGCTGAGCCTCTACCGAGACCCGCTGCCTCGGGCGGACATCATCCGCAGCCTCCAGGCGCAAG ACGTGGAAGTGAGTGGGCAGAACTGGACCTTCGCGTTTGACTTCTCTTTTCTGAGCCAAGAAGAGGATCTGGCATGGGCGGAGCTCCGGCTGCCGCTGCCCGGCCCTGTGGACCTCCCCACGGAGGGCCCACTCACCATTGAAATTTTCCACCAGGCAAAGCTGGACCCAGGGCAGGACCCAAGCGACTGCCTGGAGCGAGTTCGGATGGAGCGGTTCACGATCGCCCGGTCTCAGGTGACTTTTTCCACAGACAGCACTGTCCTGGAGGTGACCCGGCCACTCTCCAGGTGGCTAAAGGACCCCAGGGCACTGGAGAAGCAGATATCCGGTCTGAAAGGAAAGTGCTGGAATCAGCCCCACATCCCACCCCTCACCGTCGCCAGCACCAACGTGCTCATGCTCTACTCCAACCGgcctcaggagcagaggcagctggGTGGCGCCACTTTGCTCTGGGAAGCCGAAAGTTCCTGGCGGGCCCAGGAGGGACAGCTGTCTGAAGACCGGGGCCGATGGGCCAGAAGGCACCGGAGACATCACTTGCCAGACAGAAGCCAGCTGTGCAGGAGGGTCAAGTTCCAGGTGGACTTCAACCTGATTGGCTGGGGCTCCTGGATCATCTACCCCAAACAGTACAACGCCTATCGCTGTGAGGGCGAGTGTCCTAACCCTGTCGGGGAGGAGTTTCACCCTACCAACCACGCCTATATCCAG agCCTATTGAAACGCTACCAGCCCCACCGGGTCCCGTCCACATGCTGTGCCCCTGTGAAGACCAAGCCACTGAGCATGCTCTATGTGGACAATGGCAGGGTGCTCCTGGAACACCACAAGGACATGATTGTGGAGGAGTGTGGGTGCCTCTGA